The sequence tacaacactaagtaggtaaccccacaggtatggtatagacattataaccccacaatgatcctcacactacaacactaagtaggtaaccccacacgtatggtatagacattataaccccacaatgatcctcacactacaacactaagtaggtaaccccacacgtatggtatagacattataaccccacaatgatcctcacactacaacactaagtaggtaaccccacaGGTTAGGTACAgacattataaccccacaatgatcctcacactacaacactaagtaggtaaccccacaGGTTAGGTACAgacattataaccccacaatgatcctcacactacaacactaagtaggtaaccccacaggtatggtacagacattataaccccacaatgatcctcacactacaacactaagtaggtaaccccacacgtatggtatagacattataaccccacaatgatcctcacactacaacactaagtaggtaacccTACACGtatggtatagacattataaccccacaatgatcATCACACTTcaacactaagtaggtaaccccacacgtatggtatagacattataaccccacaatgatcATCACACTTCAACACCAAGTAGGTAACCCCACAGGtatggtatagacattataaccccacaatgatcctcacactacaacactaagtaggtaaccccacaGGTTAGGTTtagacattataaccccacaatgatcctcacactacaacactaagtaggtaaccccacaggtatggtatagacattataaccccacaatgatcatcacactacaacactaagtaggtaaccccacaggtacggtatagacattataaccccacaatgatcATCACACTTcaacactaagtaggtaaccccacacatatggtatagacattataaccccacaatgatcatcacactacaacactaagtaggtaaccccacaggtatggtatagacattataaccccacaatgatcctcacactacaacactaagtaggtaaccccacacgtatggtatagacattataaccccacaatgatcctcacactacaacacgaagtaggtaaccccacacgtatggtatagacattataaccccacaatgatcctcacactacaacacgaagtaggtaaccccacacgtatggtatagacattataaccccacaatgatcctcacactacaacactaagtaggtaaccccacacgtatggtatagacattataaccccacaatgatcatcacactacaacactaagtaggtaaccccacacgtatggtatagacattataaccccacaatgatcctcacactacaacactaagtaggtaaccccacaGGTATGGTACAGACATCataaccccacaatgatcctcacactacaacactaagtaggtaaccccacaCGTATGGTATAGACATGATAACCCCACAATTAATGATCCTCACACTTcaacactaagtaggtaaccccacacgtatggtatagacattataaccccacaattaatgatcctcacactacaacactaagtaggtaaccccacacgtatggtatagacattataaccccacaattaatgatcctcacactacaacactaagtaggtaaccccacacgtatggtatagacattataaccccacaatgatcctcacactacaacactaagtaggtaaccccacacgtatggtatagacattataaccccacaatgatcctcacactacaacactaagtaggtaaccccacaGTTCTTGAatagacattataaccccacaatgatAGCTTTAATTTGGTCAACTGAGGTATTAAGTACAGTTAAGATGGTGAAGTAAGCTTTTCTTAGCTTATAGAATACAAAGAAAccaaatgtcattatataaaacaactGTATATAGTTAAATCTCTCACAAATACAAGAAACACATAGTTTACTACTTATTTGCAATCTCATCACCAAAATGCGCTGGGTTTTTTGTTCATTCTGGATTTGTTTGTCTATTAGAAAAATTTACCAATGTCTGCTCACTAACGCTATTTCAATGATTAAGTGTTCTTTTTGGATGCTTTTCTCCTCTTGATTAGCATAAAGCTCACTTTCTTTTTGATGTTATCCCTTGGTCTTTGGTGAATCAGGCCATCCTGAGAACAACTTTTCTTCATGGCGTTTTCAATTTCTTGCTGTCTGGGACAATAATCCTTTTCGAAGTTTTTCTTGAAGAGAGTCTTTAGTTCTTCCTCCTCTTTGAGAGACCAGCGCTTTCTCATCTCCATCTTCTTCCTCTTTTTTGGTTGTGGTGCTACAATGAACAAGAATTACACGTAATTATGTGTCTCACCTTCCTCGCTAACCTTAAGTCCAAATGGAATATAATAGTATGACAAAATGCATACAGAAAGATAGCATCAGTAAGTTTGCCAAGTTTCAAATTAACTACATATCAATAACACTATAACAAAATTCACATGTTTTTTGCATCAAAACAGCAGAACCTGCAAATAAATTTCCTCCAAATTTCAGTAAGgtgttcagtatgatgatttcagTAACTAAGCGGAGTTTCAATTCAATCGGTATCAGTAACACCAGAAAAAGTGGACTTTAACATAAATTCTCAAAAGTTCCATGTTTTAGCCCaaaatttcccaaaacctgttacatcatttcttttaaaatgaGGTTAGTTATTTAGTATGATAATTTGAGTAATGTGACAGAGTTTCAATTCAATTGGATAACTATAACACTAGATTTTAATGCAAATGTTGATGCAGCCACCCCTGGAAAAACAGCACCTTAATCCCCCTTTCGTCGAGGACGAGATAAAAACAGAACTTAACCACAAGACAATGAGGTCTAAAATTGCTGATCTAAGAGACTACTTCGACAATGTGGTCTATGGTGATCTTTAGTGTACCTACtgcaatacaaaatatatccaTTGCTACAGCCTCTTTTTTTCCATCCTTTTCAAGAAATTGTACATAAGAAAACTGCCCTTCCTTTGACTTTTAAGAGGATCGTGTTGGTGTTCAAACATACCGGTAATATCTTCATCACTTAGGTCTTGTAAATCTGGAATGAAATCTTCCTCGATTTCTGTTCTTTGAGAGACAATTTCATCGTGATCATCATCTTCAGCTGCTTCAGGTGCGGAAGGAATTATGTCtaaaaatgatcaaaatttaATTAGTCAAAAAAGTTACTAACATACAAGTATACCTAGATGTACATTTTGAACTTTAAATGCATTAGTGTTGTAACAAACATATTTCTTCAGTAATATAAGGAGGGTAAAAGTCAACGAGAAAAATTTAAGAAAAGAGCAGTATCAAATACAACTTATCTGAGCAATTTCAGaacaaatacatgtgtatgttagTTAAATGCTAAGTGAAACACAAAGCTTGCACGTCTAATTTAAAGCTATCAAACCTTTTCAACATGGCAAGTATAACATTTTTATGACTTTTCTTTATTGAATACATTGTACTACTTAATGATTGTAAATACTTTTAAAGTATGTTCATGCTGTCGAGATGACCAGTGTTCTTTATCggaaataaattgtaaaattacaTTATCTTGCGAGTTATTATTATTCAGGAGTGAATCATGGTCACTGGAAAATTTGTTGTTGATAATgctacaaaaacaaattttaattacTAAGTAATGTTGTGCTTTATATAACTGataataaattttcttttaaaattaaaacaaataaataaaaagttcaGTTAGTTGCTCGacttattgatatttctttgtttttttagtgtttttttttttggggggggggggggggggggcagactCTGCATTATGTAGACGGCAAGACAAGgaaaattttcataaattgCATTTGTTGAAACGTTGTATATAGCAACAAATTACCATCCAGCTGAATGTCCTTCAGTTTCTTGCCAACATATTTTGAGACAACACCAAAATCTTGGATCAGAAGCAACTTTGCCACTTCGGTCCTTTCAATCAAATCAGATGTTTGTCGGTAGTGGTTCATGTGAACATCCATGGAGTGTCCCAAATGTTGGACAATCCAGCTTCTTTCTGCTTCATTGGTGTCCAGAGCCTGAATTGAAAAGTGCAATCATTTTTCATTGTGTAAAATAATGATATCTGTTTAGGTTTCACAACTAGCTCTAATTTTTATCCCAATTGCCTTCcaaaccaaattttttttatggCTTCACAACCAATAACTGGTGTCCCTATGAAATACTCACTTCTGTCAAGGCATGAAGAacatttacctgtttattatgATCATAAAGCATTAAAATTTCCCTGCAAGCCTTTAGTGTAGTCATGTGTATTATCTGACCAGTTAATCGGATATCTTATACTTCAAGCATTGTATTCAATATTTGAGCTGTATTCTTCGTACCACACAAGAGCAAAATTCagatgtttatatttaattttttgctAATATAAACTTAAACAGTCTTGACTTTACCTGCACCATTGTTGCCATGTATTTACGCATATTGCTGGTTCTGACTAAGTTTGGATTGGTCAGTCCAGCCTCCTTCGTCAATGTATAAATGGCATCATATCCTCTGAATACACCAGCCACTACAAGTAAAAGAGAAAAATGTTTCCTCTTTCTACAAGTTTGCCTTGATTGAAGTACTCAAATTATTACATTGAACATATAGATAACATTGAAAGCAATTTCTCTAAGAAAACCACCCAATAATTACCATTCAATAGATAGCCCAATGAAACTAAGCAAAATTGTATGTTTCATACaactatataaaatattgttggCACTATGATAGCTATCATTTAAACTATTGAAATACTGCAAGTTGTTGAAAACTTAAAAAGAGAGTGCATATTCAAATGAGAACACTCATCATGTTTCCCTTTTTTCTCGGTGTAAAAAAAAGACAAGATTTAATTTGGGGTTTCAAAAAAGAAACCCCTCTTGCCATTTCAATGGTGCCCTTTTTCCTGACAGCAAAATGTTCCATGAGAAAGTTAATATTCTTTCAAATGAATATCAATTAGCAATGCTCTATTGATTTCAAAAACTTACTACGATTTGCAAATAGGTATGGGTTATCAGCAGAGATTTGACATGCTTTTCTCACTTCACCACTGGCTATATAAGTCAATACAGCACGGACATCTTCAGGTAAAATCACAGGCACACACCTTCCAACCTGTTAATAGAACACAGATTCAAATTAGAAAAAACCAATTCCAGAAACACAAAAAACTGTTAACTTtgcaaaagaaataaaatttaccTGCAGGTACTTAGCTTTACAAATTAAAGCCAAACTTCATACATAAATCTAAAATAACACATCATTCATAAGCAAATGGAGATTTCCTTTATAAGAAATTATTGGTTTAAAGAAAAGCATACCTTTCCTCTGATTTCTACAACTTCTTGGGTCTCCAGGAGATGTTTTTCAAACGCTGTCATCTCCCCCATCATTTCTGTGGCAATTTCATCTATTCCACGTTTCCTCTTTTGGTAGGCATCCAAACTGTATCAAgaatataattatgtgtgtCAAATGCAAGAGTACAAATTACTGTATGCATGTTGAGTCATCTAGGAAGTAATGAACATCTTAAAGTAGATACATTGAATACTGCAAAAGTCAATACTAATATCATTACCATCGTAACATAAATTCTTACAAACAAATGATGACATTCACTCAGCCTAGATAAATCAAGAAGCAGGCTGGACATGaggaaatatttgtttactCAAGGAATTGTGGACAGTTGGAACTTGTCACAACATAAACActgttatatttttttgtttaaatattatattgacTATGATCTGAATTAGAGACAATTATGCCTGCATTCAGAATAAACTAagttaaattaaattaaagaaaagttaaatacatttacaaacCACATTGCCGAGGATTGAATCTTATGTTCAGTAAAAAGATTTTAAGTTATTTACCGTAAAGCTTGAACCTCATGACACCTTCTTCTATTGTAAAGGGTTGTTCTTGCCAAAACAAGTATTGCTGCTCTTCTATAGTTCTGGTAAGACATATCATTGAGGTCTAAACTGcttatttcttttttcatgTGAACTGTAATCTTTTTTACATCATCTGGTTTTGGCAATGGGCATCGCCTGTTAAAATGTCTTTCATTGAGGAGCACACGTGCTAGCTTGGTTACTTTCAGTCCCCATTGCATGTTCATAAGCTTAAGGAAGTTTTCAGCCTCCTCCTTCTTTTTATTATCTCCATTGATAAGAGCATTTCCAAGTTTTGAGCTTGCAAGGCTTTTAATGTCATAGCCTAACTTGATTGCATTACTTGGAGAGGCTAGgtcttcatcatcatcagcgTCTTGTTTGGAGCATTGGAGGGCAGCCTTTGCAACACTTTCGAAGTATGAAGGTTGAAGGAAAAAGTTCAGATCTTTGTCCTTATTTCCTGTTATGTTGTTTAGGTGTATTAAGAGTTTAGCAGCAAGTCTCATCGCCTGTGATGCATAATATTTTCGCATAATTCGATTTCCCCTGTTCCGATCCATCCATTGATTACCCAGACTTATGATAAGAGGGTCACTTTGCGCTCTAAGTGACACATCATCTGCCTGCATACAGGTAAAAACTTCCTTTACAAGCACTTGAGATGCTTGGTCCGAAATCCTTCCAACAAGTGCATCACTTTGGACTCTCAACATTGTCTTGTTTGAAGGCTGAAAGTCATCAGATTTTTTGGGGCATACTTTCTGATGTTTTGTCATTGTTGAATTTTTTATCCATCCCACACAATTTGGACAAGGACCAAATTTTGTAACATCAAAATCTTTGTCTGTAGCACTTCTTCTAGCTAATATTATCTCTCCTTTCTTCTTTTCAAGAACTTTCATGTTATGTTTATGACAACCTTGCAGACGCAAAAGTTCAATCcttctctttctttcttttctaaTCTGCTGTTTTTCTTCTGTTTCCTCGTCTGGTTGCAACTGTGGTAAATCTTTCACGTCCTGCTCTTTGTTGTGAATCTTGGAGAGAATGTGGTGACTGAAATTTGTCTGCATTTTCCCACAAAATGGGCATGGATGATGCGAGTTATAAACTCTGTCGGACTTTTTTACTCTGCCAGTTTTTGTAATTTTGCTTTTTTCCACTAATTTGACGAATATTTTTGGGTGGCTTTTGTCGAGTGCAATGAACTCTGGGTCTCTGTCACTCTCTTCTCCATCAGAAGAATCGTTATCCATAGAATTTACAACATCGATGGGTAGAGGAGGAACCTGTATGTTTAGGGCAGGATATAAAGGATAATCAACTGACATACTTTCGTCGGAATCATTCACTTTTTCAGAGTCAGAGGCAAAGAGTTCTTTTTGTAGCAACTTTTGGCCTATTTTTGCTTGTGATTGAACACTTGAGTCTGAATCATTACTTTCTGGGAAATACTCTGAATGTGTTTCAGAAATATCCTGCTCATAAGATGAAGCCCCAACATCGGTGATCTCAGATTCAGATATATCCTCCACCCCAGACGCGTACGGAGCCTGTGTAATTTGGATGACCTCTGTCTCGTGATTGGGAGATGAAGCCCTAACATTGGTGATCTCAGATTCAGATATATCCTCCACCCCAAACGCGTACGGAGCCTGTGTAATTTGGATGACCTCTGTCTTGTGGTTGGGAGATGAAGCCCTAACATTAGTGATCTCAGATTCAGATATATCCTCCACCCCAGACGCGTACGGAGCCTGTGTAATTTGGATGACCTCTGTCTCGTGATTGGGAGATGAAGCCCTAACATTGGTGATCTCAGATTCAGATATATCCTCCACCCCAGACGCGTACGGAGCCTGTGTAATTTGGATGACCTCTGTCTCGTGATTGGGAGATGAAGCCCTAACATTAGTGATCTCAGATTCAGATATATCCTCCACCCCAAACGCGTACGGAGCCTGTGTAATTTGGATGACCTCTGTCTCGTGATTGGGAATGTTGACATCTTCTTCCCTTAGCGCCCAACTGATGTCTTCCAGAAATTGATTCAATGTTGCAGGCTTTCTTTTGAGCGCTTCTGAAAAACAGGAATTATACAGATACCCTAATGAATACAAAATCACATCATCATTTGCATTAGATAGCGTTCAATTTTAagaggatgttaaggaagtcTAACCACTACTCGTTTTATTTTtctgtacctatatatatatcctttgttcaataaacatttcaaaaacaagTTAAAGGGAATCAAGCTTTCAGATTtcaaaaaattatcaataatgaACAATGATCAATATTGTCGGGAATCTGTTGACAAAATCTTTACCAATTGTTTACACCATTTAATTTAATCTTATATTGAAGTGTCTCAAAAGAGAAAGGCATTAAATCAATCattgattattttgaaaaataattagtTGTCTACCAACTGCTTTAAATTTGCAATGCCAATACTTCCCACTTTTGTGGTTGTAACACATATTTATCACAGAATATATATACTCATGTCATAGTTTTGCTTAAAACACAAATAATATGACATATCAATCATAGCAATTCTGATTGGTTGTAAGATTCATTTGTTCTTATTTGCAATGTCATGTCTAGGATAATTACTTGACATCACTTACTTTTGCACTGGAAAAAACTGACAGTGATTTATATTGCAATGTTGTATGAAAATTGGTccttttttaaatgtataattataagtGCACGTATCTTACACTAGTTCAGATTTCATAtgagttacatttgtattttacttTATAGCTTGCCAGTGGCTCGCTTGATTGCAAAATATTACGACGCCTTCTATAAGTCTTGTATGAAATGGAAACTCAAGTAAGATCCTATATGATATTCATTTCAACAGACAgcaaaaatgaaagaaaacaaatttaaacaacACTTTATGGCTTTTCACAATCAGATTAACAGATTCTGTATTACAATGGAATAAACATTCCTCTTCAATATTGAgatacattgtaagatacaaaCATCATCTTACTTCCACTAGTACGCACGACAtgtgatgaaataaaaattaaagctactgaaatttaatttgaaacaaTAGCAAAGTGTCTGACGTCTTGAGATCATTCTTTAGACAAAATCTGTAAACCTTATAtgccactgtatatatatcttactgAAAATTAATTCTGTATGATTATATGCTGTAAAGTTGCATCTTTTAACATACATGTGCATCTGATTGTGACTTAACCATCAGAACTTTTTGAAACAGGCTTATGGAATACATGGTAGCACATGTACAGCTCTTCACAACTTTTTGTAACAAGAGGCACAAAAGGCATGTTTCACTCAGATATTAAAAGGAAACTTAAGAGTTGAGAGCAGTGTCTGAAGTACCTATTTGCTAAATAAGTAGCATTACACTTGGCCTCCTGGTTAATCAGAAGttgttgattttttcttttcatgtTTGACCTCGAGCTCTCTGACCTTAAATGCAGGTTTATTTAAGGTAAGTTAATAGCGCTCTTTGTCGCAATACATCGATCCCAAGTACCTACTGGCCAATATCATTACCCTGGGCCTTACGTTTTtcaaaaagttgtttaaagtgAAAATTTGAAGATCACATCACTGTGGCATAAGCTCACTAGGGCAAGGAATGCTAAAAATGTACTGTCCAATTTACAAAAAAAGTTATTAAGCATCACACTGCATGTATTCCATAAGTATTTAACCTCAAAACTCAATAAAAACAAAGCTACTCTACCATAATTATAAGTATTGGAGATACCAACCAATACACTCAATGGGTACATAACGAAGCTTAAAGAAGACTTTCCGTAAAACTCTTCTTTTTAATTCTCAATCAATGCAGTTTTTTTCaatcatttcatttcatacGCTTTAATTTGTATCCATATATGCATCACATTATGTGAATATGTACCATTAGTCTGTTACAGTCCTTATTTTCAATTATTAGCAAGGTCCAACTATGTGTAGTAGAtaatattaggtacatgtataaaaagaTTAAACATGACAAATGTGGTGTTCAGctaaagttttttttacacCTGCTGCTGTCGCagacatgttgttttttttttctgtctaaATAGGACATGAGTGTTGAAATTTTGATGGTTGGCATTTCCAATAAAATCGAAACTTTTACAAGAAACAATAGAACTTTAGTATGATGATATTTGTCAATGCCTGCCTTTTGACCAGTCAGCAATATTGGACAGTTCAAACCTCGTATTGACCTATCACCATGCTAAAACAGCATAATTTGGAAAAACAGCAATTTCataatcaaagaaatgttaTAATATGTCCATTACGTTGTCCTTTTTTCTTCCACATATCATGATTTTGAAAAGATTCCACTTTTCTTGTAGTCAATCTGTAAATCAAATACATGCTTTAACTCATAGTAccttatacaaatatcatacaagCAGTTAAACACACCTTGTAAATAAAtgtttcaaatacatgtaacaattaATACATCTTTTGGTGAACTTTTCATACTTGCATTAAAAGGTCATGAAACATTTGTTTCATACATCATTCAGGCATTCCATTAACCATTTTTACAAAACCAACATATGTTTAAGAATAAGTTATCCAAAGGCTTGAGAGTGATGTTTTCATGTTCTCAAATCTATTGGATTTAGGCAAAGTATTTATTCATCACAAAGATTTATACAGATGTGGTGTCATAGAACATTCAagatatgaaatgcaataattATGTTCAAGATAATCAACAAATTACTTGTTATTACTTACTCTATCAAACCTTTTCCCTTTATCCTGTCAATTTATACTTCaggatatcaatattttcatacaaacagaaaaaaacacaagCTTGAAATTCCTCAGCAGAGAAGAAAGTTAAATAGTTCATACCACAGACAAATATCTCcaaaacatcaaaatcaaaGTCAGAGCAAAAACAACAAGCTTCTGAGAACTCCATGTCAGAAAAAAACCCGATGAAACCAATGGGAACACTATCATCAGCCATAATGTCTCCTTTCCTTACAAAAAAGTGTTCTTTGTTCTGCAGCAATTTATCTTTGGTTTTACCAAATAACTTTACCATCCACCACAGTGTTATGTTCCATTTTCAAGCCTCAATTTGAAAATGTGATGTCATTTCCTGTTTGATGCAAAATACACTGTGGGGTCAAAAGTCATCCCAGTGCAAATTAATATTTCTAAGctaaaattgaaatacaatttgAATATTTGTGGGTTTTTTATGCatgttaaagaggcttgcccgcagagagatcagaaaaattggctaatagaaaaagatttttttacacatgacagattgttggaattgttgagtttttcattttattttccttataaaacgctgaaaagtgatattaaacctcattttttaaatattatttatttaatcgcaacgCGCAAATAAGTCCCCGCcataaagtggagtctaatttgattgacacatcaaagaaacaagcacgtgcacagtgccgcacagtgataacttcaaaggcagcggcgatttacaaagaagatttgccattatattccatacatttccctctcaggtcgagttttaaaacgtcttttaaatacatattctgtaattgttttcaagaaataaagtcggaaagcctctaattttgtcacatagaaacgtgtactgaagtttatttagtgatcggagatgtgccgtttaccggtccgtctgcgggtaagcctctttaaggaGTTGAAGAAAATCTCttttacaattatatatttacacacctATCATTTTgcaatatcattatttgttaGAGTCACCAACAAAACCAAGCATAAAAATTCTCTTAATTCAGTCTAAAAGtaaacgatatatatatatgatgacaCTTACGTTGCTTCGTCTGCTTTGCAGAAAACTGCATAATGGCCTTCTGATGGAATACCGACAACTCTAACAGGCCACATCATGCTTGCGGGTACCCCAGTTAACTGAGCCCACACAAACTGCCCGACTTTGACATCTCCATCTTGTCTTGTATAAACGCCATGTCTTTTCCGCTTTCCCATTGCTTAAAAAAggaatacaacatacagtaatcaataataaaatggggtttaaaaattttgaagttttagtttATCAAACCTAAATATAAACCTGCTTGCCCGGTATAGTACACGAAAATGTTAACATCACAGACTGAATTTGTTCAGTGAAATGCTTACCTTAAGAGATAAATTTAATAAAGTCAGCTGTCATTCACACTCAAATGGTATATTGTGCAGTATACACAAACTTGTTATTTCCTCTGCAATTTCTATGGAAAATGTTCCAAATCCAAATGctgtacatacaggtgtatgttGCATCTTAGATACAAGTATGCAATCAATATTTGAAAGAAGAATCTTTGATCAAATGAATCGAAAATGTACTTTTACAAgtggaaatatttcaaacaacCCGTTCATTTTT is a genomic window of Pecten maximus unplaced genomic scaffold, xPecMax1.1, whole genome shotgun sequence containing:
- the LOC117320961 gene encoding uncharacterized protein LOC117320961 isoform X2, with the translated sequence MQFSAKQTKQQALKRKPATLNQFLEDISWALREEDVNIPNHETEVIQITQAPYAFGVEDISESEITNVRASSPNHETEVIQITQAPYASGVEDISESEITNVRASSPNHETEVIQITQAPYASGVEDISESEITNVRASSPNHKTEVIQITQAPYAFGVEDISESEITNVRASSPNHETEVIQITQAPYASGVEDISESEITDVGASSYEQDISETHSEYFPESNDSDSSVQSQAKIGQKLLQKELFASDSEKVNDSDESMSVDYPLYPALNIQVPPLPIDVVNSMDNDSSDGEESDRDPEFIALDKSHPKIFVKLVEKSKITKTGRVKKSDRVYNSHHPCPFCGKMQTNFSHHILSKIHNKEQDVKDLPQLQPDEETEEKQQIRKERKRRIELLRLQGCHKHNMKVLEKKKGEIILARRSATDKDFDVTKFGPCPNCVGWIKNSTMTKHQKVCPKKSDDFQPSNKTMLRVQSDALVGRISDQASQVLVKEVFTCMQADDVSLRAQSDPLIISLGNQWMDRNRGNRIMRKYYASQAMRLAAKLLIHLNNITGNKDKDLNFFLQPSYFESVAKAALQCSKQDADDDEDLASPSNAIKLGYDIKSLASSKLGNALINGDNKKKEEAENFLKLMNMQWGLKVTKLARVLLNERHFNRRCPLPKPDDVKKITVHMKKEISSLDLNDMSYQNYRRAAILVLARTTLYNRRRCHEVQALRLDAYQKRKRGIDEIATEMMGEMTAFEKHLLETQEVVEIRGKVGRCVPVILPEDVRAVLTYIASGEVRKACQISADNPYLFANRMAGVFRGYDAIYTLTKEAGLTNPNLVRTSNMRKYMATMVQALDTNEAERSWIVQHLGHSMDVHMNHYRQTSDLIERTEVAKLLLIQDFGVVSKYVGKKLKDIQLDDIIPSAPEAAEDDDHDEIVSQRTEIEEDFIPDLQDLSDEDITAPQPKKRKKMEMRKRWSLKEEEELKTLFKKNFEKDYCPRQQEIENAMKKSCSQDGLIHQRPRDNIKKKVSFMLIKRRKASKKNT
- the LOC117320961 gene encoding uncharacterized protein LOC117320961 isoform X1, whose protein sequence is MGKRKRHGVYTRQDGDVKVGQFVWAQLTGVPASMMWPVRVVGIPSEGHYAVFCKADEATLTTRKVESFQNHDMWKKKGQQALKRKPATLNQFLEDISWALREEDVNIPNHETEVIQITQAPYAFGVEDISESEITNVRASSPNHETEVIQITQAPYASGVEDISESEITNVRASSPNHETEVIQITQAPYASGVEDISESEITNVRASSPNHKTEVIQITQAPYAFGVEDISESEITNVRASSPNHETEVIQITQAPYASGVEDISESEITDVGASSYEQDISETHSEYFPESNDSDSSVQSQAKIGQKLLQKELFASDSEKVNDSDESMSVDYPLYPALNIQVPPLPIDVVNSMDNDSSDGEESDRDPEFIALDKSHPKIFVKLVEKSKITKTGRVKKSDRVYNSHHPCPFCGKMQTNFSHHILSKIHNKEQDVKDLPQLQPDEETEEKQQIRKERKRRIELLRLQGCHKHNMKVLEKKKGEIILARRSATDKDFDVTKFGPCPNCVGWIKNSTMTKHQKVCPKKSDDFQPSNKTMLRVQSDALVGRISDQASQVLVKEVFTCMQADDVSLRAQSDPLIISLGNQWMDRNRGNRIMRKYYASQAMRLAAKLLIHLNNITGNKDKDLNFFLQPSYFESVAKAALQCSKQDADDDEDLASPSNAIKLGYDIKSLASSKLGNALINGDNKKKEEAENFLKLMNMQWGLKVTKLARVLLNERHFNRRCPLPKPDDVKKITVHMKKEISSLDLNDMSYQNYRRAAILVLARTTLYNRRRCHEVQALRLDAYQKRKRGIDEIATEMMGEMTAFEKHLLETQEVVEIRGKVGRCVPVILPEDVRAVLTYIASGEVRKACQISADNPYLFANRMAGVFRGYDAIYTLTKEAGLTNPNLVRTSNMRKYMATMVQALDTNEAERSWIVQHLGHSMDVHMNHYRQTSDLIERTEVAKLLLIQDFGVVSKYVGKKLKDIQLDDIIPSAPEAAEDDDHDEIVSQRTEIEEDFIPDLQDLSDEDITAPQPKKRKKMEMRKRWSLKEEEELKTLFKKNFEKDYCPRQQEIENAMKKSCSQDGLIHQRPRDNIKKKVSFMLIKRRKASKKNT